Genomic DNA from Theobroma cacao cultivar B97-61/B2 chromosome 3, Criollo_cocoa_genome_V2, whole genome shotgun sequence:
GTAATTCCAAAACAAGCTCTCATTCTCGAGTTTGGTTGCATCAAGATACGAGGCCAAACTACAAAATTGATTTGGGTCAGTTTCTTATGGAAGTTAAAAACGTTTATGAATGCTTTGAAAGCAGACATAAACAGAAACATACCAATGGTAGCAGTATCATACGTCTTGAAGCCACCTGCATGGCTTCTTTTCCCTGTGACTTGGATTTAAACAATTTGGTATATGTTCCTTCCTTTCTGAATTTTGTAAGGGAAGTTGCTGCCACGTCGACATGTTGACCAAAAGTCAGGATATGgtcattttgtaatttttggaCGTAATTGGTGGCATTTACAAATGGAAGGGATATACCATCTGTCTCTGGGAGCGTTCAAGAGTTAGTACGGGGCAGGGGCAGGGCAATGGCGTTTGCTATCTCCAACCCAACCTGcatttcttcttccatttCACCTCTACTTAAAACGGTAAAAGATTCAAACCCTTTTTAACTTTCCAATTTTGGCCTCACCATTTACTTTGTTAGTCAATATTGATTGGATTCCTTCGTTGGTCTGACGCAGGCGAGAGCAGGGACAAATTCATGGCGTCTCAACCCCAATTTAAAGTGTCAGGTTTATCTTTGGaaattcattttgttttcagaattaatttcacgtaattatttttaatttttgtaataaataagtttttttattttaaagtgtCAAGTTGTTTCCCGGTTCGAAAGCGAGGGTGGTGGTCGCCGTGTTTGGCGCCGGAGAAAATTGGTACATGGTCAAACttgctttttatttctttcttggaTATAAGATAGTTATTAGTATCAATATACCagtaaattgaaattaataaaaaatggataagaaaaaatggaaTGAATTTTTGTACTTTCTGATGGATATGTTTAGTTAGATTCATGGTGAAGTAATGTTTAATTGCTTTGAAACTCAGATGTCTTTATTCATATCTAACTAAGAATTTGGATTAGATGAAGGTGCTGTTTACTGTTATGATAATTTATGGGATAGAGTTTGTGAAGAAAAGTTTGATGTTTCTGTTGAAACATTCACCAACAGAGTTCAATATAAATCAAATAGGTGTGGGAGACTGATAGTTTTTGAGCATTCACCCTTTTTCTCATTCCCAAAAATGTAATTTCATGCTAGAAATACAGTTTAGAGACTGAGTGAGTAGCTTGTGGTGGGCTACACCTATACTCAAGCTTAGAATAGTTATTCTATTCACAAGGTTTTCTTCTCATTCATCTTCTGTTTCTTTctgattcaaaattttccgGAAATTTCAATTCGGTGTTGGTCGGATGGAGGGTAATTGTGCTCCCTATTCTTCTATTAAATTCATAATGTCTGAAATTCTGTTGTTGCAGCTATTTTTGTATCTTAAGAATGAAACTTATACCAACATAAGTTGCTTCGTATTTCTGAATCTTGCTCATTGTTGCTTGCGTTTCACTAAAATTGGAACAAATTAGGAGTTGAGTTACAAATGCTGGTATAAGTTTTACATTCTTATATATGATGGAAATCTTCCAGTATTTAGGATTGAGTCAAGGTTCTCTACAGTTCTGAGTTCCCCAAATAATTTTGTGACATGTCTATCCTTGGTCCATTGTTTTTTGAAAGTGAGTAATTCATTTCATCAATGAACTTTACATACTATCCAAAGTGGTAGCAGAGTGACATCACGGAGCTGGCAGACAAGACCCTGCCCACTCCAAGTGAGTCCTGAAATCAAAAAGTATGTGATCCCATCAGGTTGTATATGGGATCAAACACCGAAAACAAGACCACGTGAATCAAAATCCAGTCAGCCCTCCAGTTACCCAAAGACAGAACCGTTCCCATCTATCCTTGGTCCCTGCTTCAGTAGAAATATGTTGTTGTTATGCAAGTGACATGCTCAAAGGCATTTGGTTGCAATGTTGATGTGGAAATTTCCTCTTCATTCAGACAAAGAAGGATGAGATGTTGCAGTACAAGTTGGAGCGAATCCCTTTCCTGGAGGAGCAGGTTAGGAAGATAAGGGAAGGAGGAAAGCTCTTGACAATGGACATCGAGCGACTGTTGCTATCGGAGGACAACAGGTTTGATTTTGTGAATGATGTAGCAGCTGAGGCCAAAGATTATATTGAGAGTAATCGGGATGAATATGGAGGTACTAAAAAAGCTATACTTCATGTGCTCAGTAACCGTGTCAATGATTCTGGCTTCTATCGTCCAGATGCATATGCTGAATCTGACCCTTTCAAGCCTGGACCTACTTATTTGAAGGAAGAATTTACGTAAGTTTTGTATGTTAGTGTCCATTGTATTCAAGATTTTCTTCCTTGTAATTTCATTCCCTCGGATTTAATGCAGTGGTAGTTCTTTGGAAAGAATTAGTGGTTGATTGAATAAATATAATGTAATCTTTTGTAGTAATTCCTAattctttttgtaatttaaaaataattggaGAGGGTCAATGTTAAATCTGGTTATAGTATTTCACTACTTAGTATTTTCGTGGAAATGTAGTACTAGAATTTTTGGAAGATGACTCCATCAACAGATCTGAGTCAAGTGGGAATGAACAGAGTAAATGATGTGTACTCAGACCCTAAGCCCAATATTAACTTGGGCTTGGTGCAAGCCCAGATAATATGACAATATTGACCCAAGTCTTACTTGACACGTGTAATTGATGATTCAGACCTTTTATCTGTCcttttttgcccttttttaTAGACCTTTAATGAAGTCGTCTCTGTCTAGCCAAAGAAAAGGgcaaataaggataaaaaaacTTCTGCTGTATGCAAGTCTCTTAAGCATCTTCTTAGATATTCGCCAATTGAAGCTGTCACTTAAGCTGACGTGGCTTTATATGAACCGCAGAATATTCACTTACACTGTGGTGGAAAAGTCCGTAGGAGATCCTAGCTCACTTGGAATATAATCCGTTAAATCAGTTAGAGGCCTAACTTCACTCTCTTATCTCCGACACCGCCACAATCACAGAGAAGATTCTCATCCTTGCAAGCCGAAACTCGAAACTCCAACTCATCCGTTGGACTCAGAGATTCAACTCACTGAGTCAACCAGAAGCTATGGCGTTATCGAGTCCACAGTTACAGAGATTCCTCTCAACCGACTTCAATTTCACCTCCAACACCAAATCAGCCAACAAGAACCACCTAACGACCACAACTAACATCAGAGCCAGAAGCCCCTGCCGTTGCTCTGCGATTGCAATTGACGCTCCTTCTTCGCTAACGGACGTCGCGGGGATCCGATGGGGATCCGCGAGCGTTCAGGGCAGACGCGAAGAGATGGAGGACAATTTAGTCATACGATCGGACGGCCTTGACGGATTCTCATTCGCTGCTGTCTTTGATGGCCACGGTGGCGTATCTTCCGTCGAGTTCCTCAGGTACGATAAATATTACATGCAAATGACTAGCAATATTTACTTCATTCCATGAACTTTTTGCATAGTTTATTGCGATTTAATTTTATAGCAAGAGATGGTTCTGATGAAAGCAGGGATGAGCTGTATAAAGAGTGTGTTACCGCTTTACAAGGCGGATTTCTGTTGAATGGAGGAGATTTTAATGCTATTAGGAAGGCGCTAACGAAGGCTTTTGAAAATGCTGATAAGAAATTGCTAAATTGGTGAGCCAAAAATCGATGCTTT
This window encodes:
- the LOC18605793 gene encoding protein PLASTID TRANSCRIPTIONALLY ACTIVE 7 isoform X1, producing MAFAISNPTCISSSISPLLKTARAGTNSWRLNPNLKCQCQVVSRFESEGGGRRVWRRRKLTKKDEMLQYKLERIPFLEEQVRKIREGGKLLTMDIERLLLSEDNRFDFVNDVAAEAKDYIESNRDEYGGTKKAILHVLSNRVNDSGFYRPDAYAESDPFKPGPTYLKEEFT
- the LOC18605793 gene encoding protein PLASTID TRANSCRIPTIONALLY ACTIVE 7 isoform X2, with protein sequence MAFAISNPTCISSSISPLLKTARAGTNSWRLNPNLKCQTKKDEMLQYKLERIPFLEEQVRKIREGGKLLTMDIERLLLSEDNRFDFVNDVAAEAKDYIESNRDEYGGTKKAILHVLSNRVNDSGFYRPDAYAESDPFKPGPTYLKEEFT